A DNA window from Chiroxiphia lanceolata isolate bChiLan1 chromosome 6, bChiLan1.pri, whole genome shotgun sequence contains the following coding sequences:
- the RAG1 gene encoding V(D)J recombination-activating protein 1: MSVASQMDLPEEIQHPYTKFSEWKFKLFKVRSFEKTPSDDRQHINKDQAEGIASSNKEIILHKDEAVSREEKMELMSNRQALEKEAHDMKTRDNRVHQNNLKQLCRICGVSFKTDCYKRTHPVHGPVDDETLCLLRKKEKKATSWPDLIAKVFKIDVRGDVDTIHPTRFCHNCWSIIHRKYSNTLCEVYFPRNSTMEWQPHSPNCDVCHTTSRGLKRKSQPSSVQQSKRVKTIVERARLNRGVKNQAQINNKNLMKEIVNCKNIHLSTKLLAVDYPVDFIKSISCQICEHILADPVETTCRHLFCRTCILKCIKVMGSYCPSCWYPCFPTDLVTPVKSFLNILDSLGIRCPVKECDEEILHGKYGQHLSNHKEMKDRELYSYINKGGRPRQHLLSLTRRAQKHRLRELKRQVKAFAEKEEGGDIKAVCMTLFLLALRAKNEHRQADELEAIMQGRGSGLHPAVCLAIRVNTFLSCSQYHKMYRTVKAVTGRQIFQPLHALRTAEKALLPGYHPFEWKPPLKNVSTNTEVGIIDGLSGLPLSVDDYPVDTIAKRFRYDAALVCALKDMEEEILEGMKAKYLDDYLNGPFTVVIKESCDGMGDVSEKHGSGPAVPEKAVRFSFTVMNIAIAHGNESKRIFEEVKPNSELCCKPLCLMLADESDHETLTAILSPLIAEREAMKNSELLLEMGGILRTFRFVFRGTGYDEKLVREVEGLEASGSTYICTLCDATRLEASQNLVFHSITRSHAENLERYEIWRSNPYHESVDELRDRVKGVSAKPFIETVPSIDALHCDIGNATEFYRIFQMEIGELYKNPDVSKEERKRWQLTLDKHLRKKMNLKPMMKMSGNFARKLMSKEAVEAVCELIKCEERHEALKELMDLYLKMKPVWRSSCPAKECPELLCQYSYNSQRFAELLSTKFKYRYEGKITNYFHKTLAHVPEIIERDGSIGAWASEGNESGNKLFRRFRKMNARQSKFYEMEDVLKHHWLYTSKYLQKFMNAHKTLKSQSFTIDSEDSLGDSLPEEVLGKNDSAVL, translated from the coding sequence ATGTCAGTAGCATCTCAAATGGATCTACCTGAAGAAATTCAGCATCCATATACAAAATTTTCTGAATGGAAATTCAAACTCTTTAAAGTGCGATCATTTGAAAAAACGCCCTCTGATGACAGGCAGCACATAAACAAAGATCAGGCAGAAGGGATTGCTTCttcaaacaaagaaatcatACTGCATAAAGATGAAGCAGTgtcaagagaagaaaagatggAGTTAATGAGCAATAGGCAGGCACTTGAGAAAGAGGCCCATGACATGAAAACACGAGACAATAGAGTTCATCAGAACAATCTGAAACAACTTTGTCGCATCTGTGgagtttcatttaaaactgaTTGCTACAAGAGAACTCATCCAGTGCATGGGCCGGTGGATGATGAAACTCTGTGTcttctgagaaagaaagaaaaaaaagcaacctcTTGGCCAGATCTTATTGCTAAGGTTTTCAAGATTGATGTGCGAGGGGATGTTGATACAATCCATCCCACTCGGTTTTGTCACAACTGTTGGAGTATTATCCatagaaaatacagtaatacCCTATGTGAAGTATATTTTCCTAGGAACAGCACGATGGAGTGGCAACCTCACTCCCCAAACTGTGATGTATGCCATACTACCAGTCGAGGGCTCAAGAGAAAAAGCCAGCCATCAAGTGTACAACAAAGCAAACGTGTGAAGACCATTGTGGAACGTGCTCGACTAAACAGAGGTGTAAAGAACCAGGCACagataaacaacaaaaatttaatGAAAGAGATTGTCAACTGCAAGAATATACATCTCAGTACCAAGCTGCTTGCAGTTGATTACCCAGTAGATTTCATTAAATCAATTTCTTGCCAGATTTGTGAGCATATTTTGGCAGATCCAGTGGAAACAACATGCAGACACTTGTTTTGCAGAACTTGCATCCTTAAATGTATCAAGGTTATGGGCAGCTATTGCCCCTCCTGCTGGTATCCTTGCTTCCCTACTGATCTGGTAACCCCAGTGAAATCCTTCCTGAACATCCTTGATAGCCTGGGTATAAGATGCCCTGTAAAGGAATGTGATGAAGAGATTTTGCATGGAAAATATGGCCAACACCTCTCCAACCACAAGGAGATGAAAGATAGAGAGCTCTATAGCTACATAAATAAAGGTGGCCGACCAAGGCAACATCTCCTATCTTTGACAAGGAGAGCTCAGAAACATCGTCTAAGGGAACTGAAACGTCAAGTCAAGGCTTTTGCTGAGAAAGAAGAGGGTGGTGATATAAAGGCTGTATGCATGACTTTGTTTCTTCTAGCTTTAAGAGCAAAAAATGAACACAGACAAGCAGATGAATTGGAGGCTATAATGCAAGGGAGGGGATCTGGACTTCATCCTGCTGTCTGTCTGGCAATCCGAGTCAACACGTTTCTCAGCTGTAGCCAGTACCATAAAATGTATAGAACTGTAAAAGCTGTCACTGGGAGGCAGATATTCCAGCCCTTGCACGCTCTTCGCACTGCTGAGAAAGCCCTTCTACCAGGTTATCACCCATTTGAGTGGAAACCTCCCTTGAAAAATGTATCCACTAATACAGAGGTAGGAATTATAGATGGTCTATCAGGATTGCCACTCTCAGTTGATGACTACCCAGTAGACACAATTGCGAAGAGATTTCGATATGATGCAGCCTTGGTTTGTGCCTTAAAGGACATGGAGGAGGAGATCTTGGAAGGcatgaaagcaaaatatctgGACGACTATTTGAATGGTCCCTTCACTGTGGTAATAAAAGAGTCCTGTGATGGAATGGGAGATGTCAGTGAGAAGCATGGAAGTGGGCCTGCTGTCCCAGAGAAGGCTGTTcgcttttctttcacagttatGAACATTGCTATAGCACATGGGAATGAAAGCAAGAGGATCTTTGAGGAAGTAAAGCCAAATTCAGAGTTGTGTTGCAAGCCCTTGTGCCTTATGCTGGCTGACGAATCAGATCATGAAACTCTAACGGCAATCCTGAGCCCCCTCATAGCAGAAAGAGAGGCTATGAAAAACAGTGAACTGCTGCTTGAAATGGGAGGCATCCTGAGAACATTCAGATTTGTCTTTAGGGGTACAGGATATGATGAGAAACTTGTGCGGGAAGTGGAAGGGCTGGAGGCCTCAGGTTCCACTTACATTTGTACCCTGTGTGATGCAACCCGCTTGGAGGCATCTCAGAATTTGGTCTTCCACTCCATAACCAGGAGCCATGCTGAAAATCTGGAGCGATATGAAATATGGAGGTCCAACCCATATCATGAATCTGTTGATGAACTCCGTGACAGAGTGAAAGGTGTTTCAGCCAAACCTTTTATTGAGACTGTTCCCTCCATAGATGCATTGCACTGTGACATTGGCAATGCAACAGAATTCTACAGGATTTTCCAGATGGAGATTGGTGAACTTTACAAGAATCCTGATGTGTCtaaagaggagaggaagaggtggCAGTTGACTCTTGACAAACACCTCAGGAAGAAGATGAACTTGAAGCCTATGATGAAGATGAGTGGAAATTTTGCTAGAAAGCTCATGTCCAAAGAGGCAGTAGAGGCAGTATGTGAATTAATAAAGTGTGAGGAAAGGCATGAAGCCCTAAAAGAACTAATGGACCTCTATCTGAAGATGAAGCCAGTGTGGCGTTCCTCATGCCCTGCCAAGGAGTGCCCAGAACTGCTGTGCCAGTATAGCTACAATTCACAGCGTTTTGCTGAGCTCTTATCTACAAAGTTCAAGTACAGATATGAAGGCAAGATTACAAATTATTTCCACAAAACACTTGCTCATGTTCCTGAAATCATTGAAAGAGATGGATCCATAGGGGCCTGGGCAAGTGAAGGAAATGAGTCTGGAAACAAACTGTTTAGGAGGTTCCGAAAAATGAATGCCAGGCAGTCCAAATTCTATGAGATGGAGGATGTCTTGAAGCATCACTGGCTATATACCTCTAAGTACCTCCAGAAGTTCATGAATGctcataaaacattaaaaagccAGAGCTTCACCATTGATTCAGAGGATAGTTTAGGTGACTCCTTGCCAGAAGAGGTCTTGGGAAAAAATGATTCAGCAGTACTCTAA